Proteins encoded in a region of the Paenibacillus sp. W2I17 genome:
- a CDS encoding GNAT family N-acetyltransferase produces the protein MIHCRRATIQDGEVMSQLSHQLGYVSTTEEIKERLTRLSSLPDHYVCVAEIDSRVVGWGHVQGRHVIESPSFAEIGGLVVDGNHQGMGIGKIIMSECEEWARVNGFDNIRVRCNGKRESAHRFYIAIGYEEKKWQKVFDKRL, from the coding sequence ATGATTCATTGCAGGAGAGCTACGATTCAGGATGGCGAAGTGATGAGCCAATTATCCCATCAACTGGGTTATGTCAGCACAACTGAAGAAATCAAGGAGAGACTAACTCGCCTCTCTTCCTTACCAGACCATTATGTATGTGTGGCTGAGATTGATTCGAGGGTCGTAGGCTGGGGCCATGTACAGGGAAGACATGTCATTGAGAGTCCATCTTTTGCCGAGATTGGTGGACTAGTTGTGGATGGGAATCATCAAGGGATGGGGATTGGTAAGATAATCATGAGCGAATGCGAGGAATGGGCTCGGGTTAACGGCTTTGATAACATTCGGGTACGTTGTAACGGAAAAAGGGAATCTGCACATCGGTTTTATATAGCTATCGGATATGAAGAGAAGAAATGGCAGAAGGTATTTGATAAACGATTATAA
- a CDS encoding GNAT family N-acetyltransferase encodes MKQLPVEWKSDRLIVSNVEESDIPELESIYETSRYLHQWDGQEHDRNYVKECFEEGHLPPGGRLENYRIQSIRTNEDDRYIGLLSVYHGYPSEDSIYLEFLYIQSEIQKQGYGQELIQALTLHFSELGYKGIRINVALKNWPALRFWIKSGFNQISGIYGDLEHSEDTFANTELIKSL; translated from the coding sequence ATGAAACAACTTCCAGTAGAATGGAAGTCAGACCGACTTATTGTCTCGAATGTGGAAGAATCCGATATTCCTGAACTCGAGTCCATATATGAGACCAGTCGGTACTTGCATCAATGGGATGGACAAGAGCATGATCGGAACTATGTGAAAGAATGTTTTGAAGAAGGCCACCTTCCGCCGGGAGGCAGGCTGGAGAATTATCGAATTCAATCCATTCGCACGAATGAAGATGACCGCTATATTGGTTTGTTAAGTGTATACCATGGGTATCCCTCCGAGGATTCGATCTATCTCGAATTCCTATATATCCAGAGCGAGATCCAGAAGCAGGGATATGGACAAGAATTAATTCAGGCACTGACTCTTCACTTTTCTGAGCTTGGTTACAAGGGAATTCGAATTAACGTGGCACTCAAAAATTGGCCTGCTTTACGCTTCTGGATCAAATCCGGATTCAATCAGATTAGCGGAATTTATGGTGATCTTGAACATTCGGAGGATACCTTTGCCAATACAGAATTGATCAAATCTCTATGA
- a CDS encoding endo-1,4-beta-xylanase, which translates to MSTEIPSLHAAYTNTFKIGAAVHTRMLQSEGDFIAKHFNSITAENQMKFEEIHPEEDRYTFEAADKIVDFAVAQGIGVRGHTLVWHNQTSKWVFEDTSGAPASRELLLSRLKQHIDTVVGRYKGQIYAWDVVNEAVEDKTDLFMRDTKWLELVGEDYLLQAFRMAHEADPNALLFYNDYNETDPVKREKIYNLVRSLLDKGAPVHGIGLQGHWNIHGPSIEEIRMAIERYASLDVQLHVTELDMSVFRYEDRRTDLTAPTSEMAELQERRYEEIFNLFREYKSSITSVTFWGVADNYTWLDHFPVRGRKNWPFVFDQQLQPKESFWRIINPMS; encoded by the coding sequence ATGTCAACCGAAATTCCATCACTACATGCTGCGTACACTAATACGTTTAAAATAGGTGCTGCTGTACATACCAGAATGTTGCAGTCCGAAGGGGATTTCATCGCCAAACACTTCAATAGCATCACGGCTGAAAATCAGATGAAATTTGAAGAAATTCACCCGGAAGAGGATCGTTATACATTTGAGGCGGCCGATAAAATTGTTGATTTTGCTGTTGCCCAAGGTATTGGGGTTCGCGGACATACTTTGGTCTGGCATAATCAAACATCGAAATGGGTCTTTGAGGATACCTCAGGTGCTCCCGCTTCCAGAGAGCTGTTATTATCTCGCTTGAAGCAACATATTGATACGGTAGTAGGTCGGTATAAGGGGCAAATATATGCGTGGGATGTCGTCAATGAAGCTGTTGAAGATAAGACTGACCTGTTCATGCGGGACACGAAGTGGTTAGAGCTGGTGGGGGAAGATTATTTGCTGCAAGCGTTCAGAATGGCTCATGAAGCTGATCCAAATGCCCTTCTTTTCTATAATGACTACAATGAGACGGATCCGGTCAAACGGGAGAAGATCTACAATCTGGTTCGTTCTTTGCTGGACAAGGGAGCGCCTGTACACGGGATTGGGTTGCAGGGGCATTGGAATATTCATGGTCCTTCGATTGAGGAGATCCGAATGGCTATCGAGCGTTATGCTTCACTGGATGTACAGTTGCATGTTACGGAGCTGGATATGTCCGTGTTTCGTTATGAGGATCGTCGAACGGACCTCACCGCGCCAACTTCGGAGATGGCTGAGTTACAGGAGCGTCGATATGAAGAAATCTTTAATTTGTTCCGTGAGTATAAATCATCCATTACCTCTGTGACGTTCTGGGGAGTAGCGGACAATTACACCTGGCTGGACCATTTCCCGGTTCGTGGGCGCAAAAATTGGCCTTTTGTTTTTGATCAGCAGTTGCAGCCTAAGGAATCATTTTGGCGTATCATTAACCCTATGTCCTAA
- a CDS encoding purine-nucleoside phosphorylase, translated as MHQSAHIQEARDYILNRIHTKPAVGMILGSGLGALADEIEDATVIPYTDIPYFAQSEAIGHANELVIGELMGKTVVAMKGRLHYYEGFTLDEVTFPVRIMKALGVEQLLITNACGAINTSFEPGQLMLITDHINLVGNNPLMGPNNAELGVRFPDVSQVYNRELRSIALKVAEEQNVGLQQGVYAWWSGPAYETPAEIRMIRTMGADAVGMSTVPEAIVAIHGGMKVLGISCLTNMACGILDQPLSHDEVIEVAAQVKTTFIGLVKGILKEI; from the coding sequence ATGCATCAATCCGCACATATTCAGGAAGCAAGAGATTACATATTAAACCGAATCCATACCAAACCAGCCGTAGGCATGATTCTGGGTTCGGGACTGGGAGCGCTCGCGGACGAAATTGAAGATGCGACCGTTATCCCGTATACAGATATTCCGTATTTCGCTCAATCGGAGGCTATCGGTCATGCCAATGAATTGGTTATTGGTGAACTGATGGGCAAAACGGTTGTAGCGATGAAAGGCCGCCTTCATTATTATGAAGGTTTTACATTGGACGAAGTGACTTTCCCCGTTCGGATCATGAAGGCGCTGGGTGTCGAGCAATTGCTTATCACCAATGCCTGCGGAGCCATCAACACAAGCTTTGAGCCGGGTCAACTGATGCTCATTACAGATCATATTAACCTGGTAGGCAATAACCCTTTGATGGGGCCTAATAATGCTGAATTGGGTGTGCGCTTCCCAGACGTATCACAGGTATACAATCGCGAACTGCGCAGCATCGCCCTTAAGGTTGCAGAAGAGCAGAATGTTGGCCTGCAGCAAGGTGTCTATGCATGGTGGAGTGGCCCGGCATATGAGACACCAGCGGAGATTCGCATGATTCGTACGATGGGTGCGGATGCAGTGGGGATGTCGACGGTACCTGAAGCTATTGTTGCCATTCATGGCGGTATGAAGGTACTAGGCATTTCCTGTCTGACCAACATGGCCTGTGGTATTCTGGATCAGCCGTTAAGTCATGATGAAGTTATTGAAGTGGCTGCGCAAGTGAAAACAACCTTTATCGGACTTGTAAAAGGCATCCTGAAAGAAATCTAA
- a CDS encoding LacI family DNA-binding transcriptional regulator, whose amino-acid sequence MAKEKVTIQDIADALGISRNTASKALNDSGNIPDETRNRVIKKAIELKYKQFAYMDNEHVLTKPPGNIALLTENLPNTSHFGSLLISGLEKRISAEGYNLSIHIVREDDQDTLTLPNNFDIAKVDGIICIELFDLEYTKLIIDLGIPTIFIDCASNICYPEFQADLLLMENEHSIYQLTTKLIESGYTSIGFVGDYNHCKSFNERWVGYHRAMLEAGLQVDLSHCILDNDRLCFSKPGWLNQRVAELASLPSAYVCANDFIAVDLIRALKDRNVAVPQDIAICGFDNAPQSRIIEPALTTVHIYSNEMGIKTAEMLLSRINSPTQPYQVSHIVTKPIIRESTPAIMADHSQMVHSSAK is encoded by the coding sequence ATGGCAAAGGAAAAAGTCACGATACAAGACATCGCTGATGCTTTGGGGATCTCCAGGAATACGGCTTCCAAAGCATTAAATGATAGCGGAAACATCCCGGATGAGACCCGAAATCGTGTAATTAAAAAAGCAATTGAACTTAAATATAAACAGTTTGCCTATATGGACAATGAGCATGTTCTAACCAAGCCTCCGGGCAATATCGCCCTGTTAACTGAAAACTTGCCTAATACATCTCACTTTGGTTCATTGTTAATCAGCGGTTTGGAGAAAAGAATCAGTGCGGAGGGATACAATCTCTCGATTCATATCGTGCGTGAAGACGATCAAGATACACTTACACTTCCCAACAATTTTGATATAGCCAAAGTAGACGGCATTATTTGCATTGAATTATTTGATCTGGAATATACAAAACTGATTATCGATTTGGGCATTCCCACCATCTTTATCGATTGCGCTTCCAACATATGTTATCCCGAATTCCAAGCAGATTTGCTACTCATGGAGAATGAACATAGCATCTACCAGCTAACCACAAAATTAATTGAGAGCGGCTACACAAGTATCGGATTCGTCGGAGATTACAATCACTGCAAGAGCTTTAATGAACGATGGGTTGGATATCACCGTGCTATGCTGGAAGCGGGGTTGCAGGTCGACCTGTCCCATTGCATCCTAGATAATGATCGCCTGTGTTTCTCCAAGCCAGGATGGTTGAACCAGCGAGTGGCAGAGCTGGCATCCCTACCTTCCGCTTACGTATGCGCGAATGACTTCATTGCAGTTGATCTGATCAGGGCGTTAAAAGACAGAAATGTCGCTGTGCCACAGGATATTGCGATATGTGGATTCGATAATGCACCCCAATCTCGAATTATTGAGCCTGCATTAACGACGGTTCATATTTATAGTAATGAGATGGGCATTAAGACTGCGGAGATGCTGTTATCCCGGATTAATAGCCCGACACAGCCGTATCAGGTCTCACACATTGTGACCAAACCCATCATCAGGGAGTCCACACCAGCAATTATGGCCGATCATTCTCAGATGGTTCATAGTTCTGCAAAATAA
- a CDS encoding aminoglycoside phosphotransferase family protein has protein sequence MTIQLSQMNWIELDERIQQVIEQEYQIIPLPPGLEASVMRIEMDDQRYVLKVWDKDSKPDIAKQYRLLSKLYQSGIRVSKPYGWGLDEQENQVLLTSYDGERITQLTQTKLTHLAERLMEVHRYPVNEVGTGEDEEYIFRYDFVQYFFPQIELHDDINDLLANLIQQVQIRQDRLIHGDYNLGNILEMDDHYTMIDWTNGQYGDPRYDMAWSVFLITIYNGESYGEMYHAQFARSASYTYTLEEEQVFEAVACLRWILLKRVGDVPMGPDVMERVHSMAVHNPYLNEHLL, from the coding sequence ATGACGATTCAACTTAGCCAGATGAATTGGATAGAACTGGATGAACGTATCCAGCAGGTGATTGAACAGGAGTATCAGATCATTCCCTTGCCACCTGGACTGGAAGCAAGTGTGATGAGAATCGAAATGGATGATCAGCGGTATGTATTGAAAGTTTGGGACAAGGATTCTAAACCGGATATCGCCAAACAATATCGACTATTGTCCAAGCTTTATCAAAGTGGAATTCGTGTTTCCAAACCCTACGGTTGGGGATTAGACGAGCAAGAGAATCAAGTGCTGTTAACGAGCTATGATGGAGAGCGGATTACCCAATTAACACAAACCAAACTGACACATTTGGCTGAGCGATTAATGGAGGTCCATCGTTATCCGGTGAATGAAGTGGGTACTGGAGAAGATGAAGAATACATATTCAGGTACGATTTTGTTCAATACTTTTTTCCTCAAATTGAGTTGCATGACGATATAAATGATCTTCTGGCAAACTTGATCCAGCAGGTCCAGATCAGACAGGATCGCTTGATTCATGGCGATTATAATCTGGGAAACATTCTTGAAATGGACGACCATTACACCATGATCGATTGGACTAATGGGCAATATGGTGATCCAAGGTACGATATGGCATGGTCTGTGTTTCTGATCACCATCTATAATGGGGAAAGTTACGGTGAGATGTATCACGCTCAATTTGCACGTTCTGCAAGTTATACGTACACGCTGGAAGAGGAGCAGGTTTTTGAAGCTGTAGCTTGTCTTCGCTGGATTCTGTTAAAGCGCGTTGGGGATGTACCCATGGGGCCAGATGTAATGGAAAGGGTTCACAGCATGGCTGTCCATAATCCGTATTTGAATGAACACCTGCTGTAA
- a CDS encoding cysteine hydrolase family protein, whose translation MTTHCALLIIDVQVAMFDEADPVYQGERLLQKIQVLIARAREAEHSIIYIQHCEGPGSPLERGTLGWAIHPSITPIAGDLVIEKETPDSFHKTNLHLKLQEDGVTELILAGMQTEVCVDTTCRRAFSLGYTVNLVQDAHSTWNSKTLKAEQIIAHHNTVLRLFANVVDTENAL comes from the coding sequence ATGACAACGCATTGTGCACTTCTAATTATTGACGTACAGGTAGCGATGTTTGATGAAGCAGATCCCGTATATCAAGGGGAACGATTGCTTCAAAAGATCCAGGTGTTAATTGCCAGGGCCCGTGAAGCAGAGCATTCCATCATATATATCCAACACTGCGAAGGGCCAGGCAGTCCACTGGAACGAGGAACACTGGGGTGGGCCATTCATCCGTCCATCACACCGATTGCTGGTGACCTCGTTATCGAAAAAGAGACACCGGATTCGTTTCACAAAACCAATCTGCATCTGAAATTGCAAGAAGATGGCGTGACGGAGTTGATTCTCGCGGGTATGCAGACTGAGGTATGTGTAGACACGACTTGCCGCAGAGCGTTCAGTCTGGGATACACGGTCAATCTGGTCCAAGATGCGCACAGCACATGGAATTCAAAGACACTTAAAGCGGAGCAGATTATTGCACATCATAATACGGTACTGAGATTGTTTGCCAACGTGGTGGATACGGAGAATGCGCTGTAA
- a CDS encoding carbohydrate ABC transporter permease yields MVVKHTGMDRLILTLNAIFLTCAVLVVVVPLIYIVIASFMDPTVLLNRGLSFNVSDWSLDGYQMILSNPAMIRGFANAVLYSVSFALITVTVSIFAGYALSDDRLAGRGFFMIIFIITMFFGGGLIPTYLLIRNLGMLDTVWAIIIPGAVNVWNIILSRTFFKGVPRELKEAANVDGASEMKIFFQIVIPLSKPIIFVLALYAFVGQWNSYFDAMIYLDNPNLHPLQLVLRSILIQNQAAPGMISDQLAMAELKRLSEMIKYSAIVISSLPLIIMYPFFQKYFEKGVMVGSLK; encoded by the coding sequence ATGGTTGTTAAACACACGGGAATGGATCGATTGATCCTCACACTCAATGCCATCTTTCTCACCTGTGCTGTACTGGTTGTGGTTGTTCCCCTGATTTATATTGTTATCGCCTCATTCATGGACCCCACGGTGCTACTGAATCGTGGACTGTCCTTTAATGTATCGGACTGGAGTCTGGACGGATATCAGATGATTTTGTCCAATCCAGCCATGATCCGGGGGTTTGCAAATGCGGTATTGTACTCGGTTTCCTTTGCACTGATCACCGTGACCGTATCCATATTTGCAGGTTATGCATTGTCGGATGATAGGCTCGCGGGACGTGGATTTTTCATGATTATCTTTATCATTACAATGTTCTTCGGCGGGGGATTAATCCCTACTTATCTACTCATACGTAATCTCGGCATGCTTGATACGGTGTGGGCGATCATCATCCCTGGAGCCGTTAACGTCTGGAACATCATTCTCTCCAGAACCTTTTTCAAAGGAGTCCCTCGAGAACTGAAAGAAGCTGCAAACGTGGATGGCGCCTCTGAGATGAAGATTTTCTTCCAGATCGTCATTCCGTTGTCGAAACCGATCATTTTTGTACTCGCACTTTATGCGTTCGTTGGGCAATGGAATTCCTATTTTGATGCAATGATCTATCTTGATAATCCGAACCTGCATCCGTTACAGCTCGTTCTGCGTTCCATTCTGATTCAGAATCAGGCTGCACCGGGCATGATCAGTGATCAGCTCGCGATGGCAGAACTGAAACGGCTCTCCGAGATGATTAAATACTCAGCGATTGTCATTTCGAGTCTGCCACTCATCATCATGTACCCGTTCTTCCAGAAGTATTTCGAAAAAGGTGTCATGGTCGGTTCCCTCAAATAG
- a CDS encoding sugar ABC transporter permease: MLLAPALILTLIFKYIPMYGAIIAFKDFSPIKGIMGSDWVGLKHFEKFIASPNFDIILMNTLKLSFLGLIFSFPVPILLALMLNQVRKAGIKKNIQLFLYAPNFISVVVVVGMLFIFLSPTGPINQLATWITGQPIMFMSEPEYFRWIYILSDIWTGAGWASIIYVAALANVDPELHNAANLDGANLLQRIRHIDLPTIRPIMAIVFILAAGGIMSIGFEKAYLMQTSMNLPSSEIIATYVYKVGLQSGDYAYSAAVGLFNSVINVILLVTVNLIVKKLNEGEGLY, encoded by the coding sequence ATGTTGCTTGCACCAGCCTTAATTTTGACTCTTATCTTCAAGTACATTCCGATGTACGGAGCCATCATTGCGTTTAAGGATTTCAGTCCGATCAAAGGCATCATGGGAAGTGATTGGGTAGGACTGAAGCATTTCGAGAAATTTATAGCTTCACCCAATTTCGATATCATATTAATGAATACGCTTAAACTCAGCTTTTTGGGATTGATATTCAGTTTCCCGGTGCCCATTTTACTGGCACTCATGCTGAATCAGGTACGCAAAGCTGGCATCAAGAAAAATATTCAATTGTTTCTGTACGCACCCAATTTCATCTCGGTTGTTGTTGTTGTGGGTATGCTGTTCATCTTCCTCTCACCGACAGGCCCGATTAATCAATTAGCCACATGGATTACAGGTCAGCCAATCATGTTCATGTCTGAACCGGAATATTTCCGCTGGATCTACATTTTGTCCGATATCTGGACCGGAGCGGGCTGGGCTTCCATCATATACGTCGCGGCTTTGGCCAATGTTGATCCGGAGCTTCACAATGCGGCTAATCTGGATGGAGCCAATCTCCTTCAGCGTATTCGCCACATTGACCTTCCAACGATTCGTCCGATTATGGCTATCGTCTTTATCCTTGCAGCTGGCGGGATTATGTCCATTGGATTTGAGAAGGCCTATCTGATGCAGACGTCCATGAACCTGCCTTCCTCCGAGATTATTGCCACGTATGTCTACAAGGTGGGGTTACAGTCTGGAGATTACGCTTATTCTGCGGCAGTTGGATTGTTCAACTCGGTTATCAATGTGATTTTGCTGGTGACGGTGAATCTGATTGTGAAGAAATTGAATGAAGGCGAAGGCCTCTATTAG
- a CDS encoding DinB family protein produces the protein METFFRYNWMVREQWYVWCEDVPLEELLRPRTGGVGNILQTLFHIIDVEWSWLQLLQGKPDDAEDFANYQNLEAVRRLDRKLRPDVEAFVTAWDSSMEKRAFIDHRSAGKASTDSWGEVMRHMIAHEIHHMGQLSVWARELGKQPVSANVIGKGLIIPD, from the coding sequence ATGGAAACATTCTTTCGTTATAACTGGATGGTGCGTGAGCAATGGTATGTATGGTGTGAAGATGTACCGCTTGAAGAATTGCTTCGGCCTCGCACGGGCGGAGTAGGCAACATATTACAAACATTATTTCATATCATTGATGTAGAGTGGAGCTGGCTTCAGTTGCTTCAGGGCAAACCGGATGATGCGGAAGATTTTGCAAACTACCAGAATCTTGAAGCGGTGAGGCGACTCGATCGCAAGTTACGACCTGATGTGGAGGCATTTGTTACAGCATGGGACTCGAGTATGGAAAAAAGAGCTTTTATTGATCATCGCTCAGCTGGCAAGGCCAGTACAGATTCATGGGGAGAAGTTATGCGACATATGATCGCCCATGAGATTCACCATATGGGACAGCTGTCGGTATGGGCCAGAGAATTGGGCAAACAGCCAGTATCCGCCAATGTCATTGGCAAAGGCCTGATTATACCTGACTAA